A stretch of Gemmatimonas aurantiaca T-27 DNA encodes these proteins:
- a CDS encoding SPFH domain-containing protein, with the protein MLRENEVRPVPGLLVAILLIAAIPASVALIIWGSRYSAPVSIIAGGIGITVASLSFKGLFTVDPNEGQVLTLFGNYAGTVRRSGLWFVNPFIHRTAVSLRVRNFETNKLKVNDAQSNPVEIGAIVVWRVTDTAEAIFEVNDYVQYVAVQSESALRALASTHPYDSHGTGEISLSTHQTEVNKGLLEALHERLAKAGVEVIEARISHLAYSPEIAAAMLQRQQASAIVAARQTIVEGAVGMVEMALEALKARDIVELDGERKAAMVSNLLVVLCSERSAQPVVNTGSLYT; encoded by the coding sequence ATGCTTCGCGAAAACGAGGTTCGTCCGGTGCCTGGGCTCCTCGTGGCGATCCTGCTGATCGCCGCGATCCCCGCCTCCGTTGCCCTGATCATTTGGGGCTCCCGGTACTCCGCACCGGTGTCCATCATCGCCGGCGGTATCGGCATCACGGTGGCGTCGTTGAGCTTCAAGGGGCTCTTTACCGTGGACCCCAACGAAGGGCAGGTACTGACCCTGTTTGGCAACTACGCGGGCACCGTGCGCCGCTCGGGCCTGTGGTTCGTCAACCCGTTCATCCATCGGACGGCGGTGTCGCTGCGGGTGCGCAACTTCGAGACGAACAAGCTCAAGGTGAACGACGCGCAGTCGAACCCCGTGGAAATCGGCGCCATCGTGGTGTGGCGCGTGACGGATACGGCCGAAGCCATCTTCGAAGTGAACGACTACGTGCAGTACGTCGCCGTGCAGAGCGAGTCGGCGCTGCGGGCATTGGCGTCCACGCACCCGTACGATTCACACGGCACGGGTGAGATTTCGCTCAGCACACACCAGACCGAGGTCAACAAGGGCCTGCTCGAGGCGCTGCATGAGCGCCTGGCCAAGGCGGGTGTGGAAGTGATCGAAGCCCGAATCAGCCACCTGGCCTATTCGCCGGAGATCGCGGCGGCCATGCTGCAGCGTCAGCAGGCCAGCGCGATCGTGGCGGCGCGTCAGACCATCGTGGAAGGTGCCGTGGGCATGGTGGAGATGGCCCTCGAAGCGCTCAAGGCGCGTGACATCGTGGAACTCGATGGGGAACGCAAAGCGGCCATGGTGAGCAACCTGCTGGTGGTGCTCTGCTCGGAACGTTCGGCGCAACCGGTGGTGAACACCGGCTCGCTGTACACCTGA
- a CDS encoding WD40/YVTN/BNR-like repeat-containing protein, whose amino-acid sequence MKYLVPRLALLATALTPVLPLGAQTARPAARPAAVRPAGPGLLSAPFDTGAISSLKWREIGPYRGGRSVAVAGSVARPKEYWMGTTGGGVYKTTDGGDTWLPMTDGYFGGTTGAVAVAPSNPDVVYVGGGEFAIRGNVSHGDGMWKTTDGGKTWVNIGLNDSRQIAKVRVHPTNPELVYAAVQGHVWGPNAERGIFRSKDGGKNWQKVLFRDDSTGAADLVMDPANPNVLYAGFWQAHRKPWTLVSGGKGSGMFKTTDGGDTWTEITRNPGLPKGLWGNIGVTVSGGDSKRLYAIIEAEEGGVFRSDDAGATWQRVNDERKLRQRAWYYMKIYADSKNPDVVYASNVSFQVSRDGGKTWSNVQGVKHSDSHDFWVAPEDPNRMIEANDGGANVSTDGGKSWTDEDYATAQFYHVTTTNHFPYQICGAQQDNSTLCGPSRAPGGITIDMWKDAGGGESGFIAPLPNNPDIVFAGSYGGYLTRKDMRTGLTRDINPWPLNPMGHDAKDAKYRMQWTFPLLVSPHDPKTLYVGSSVLFKTVNEGDSYTAISPDLSRNDPRTLGPSGGPITKDQTSVEYYGTVFAIAESPIAKGTIWAGTDDGLVHVTRNGGVSWTNVTPAILKEREWARVSIIEASHFNAGTAYVAANRFQMDDNEPYLFKTTDFGKTWTRIDGSGKPNGIPAHEFTRVIREDEVRPGLLFAGTERGLWASLDDGGTWFSLRRNMPMVPVHDIAIKEGDVIAGTHGRSFYVMDDISLLRQVNTTLLAKRAHLFTPSAAYRLNWGGGFGGGGSAASPVGQNPPAGTIVYYWLKEPAKRVTIEFRDSTGRTIRSFASDAVAPTPAAGGRRSVAADRPPSNNVGMNTFSWNLREGDATTFPGMIMWAGATNGPLIPPGNFTVRLLVDGQSLGDARLVVKKDPRSNATGADLLAQYKLLMQIRDRTTDANDAVRTVRYVRQQAVEKMNAVGSDSARYATLVKDLDQKISAMEAEIYQVKNQSGQDPLNYPIKVNNQIAALSGVVASTEARPTRQSQQVFDLLTKELEGYLVELRKAYKDLIPAIDEIRKKHGHPAIEVKAADTPGARQTSAEEDETGDYRLQ is encoded by the coding sequence GTGAAGTACCTCGTTCCGCGCCTGGCCCTGCTGGCCACGGCGCTAACTCCTGTTTTGCCCCTAGGTGCTCAAACGGCACGACCGGCGGCGCGTCCCGCTGCTGTTCGTCCCGCGGGTCCTGGGTTGCTGTCGGCGCCGTTCGATACCGGTGCCATCTCCTCGCTCAAGTGGCGCGAGATCGGTCCGTACCGTGGCGGTCGCTCCGTCGCGGTGGCCGGTTCGGTTGCCCGCCCGAAGGAGTATTGGATGGGCACCACCGGCGGTGGTGTCTACAAGACCACCGATGGTGGTGACACTTGGTTGCCGATGACGGATGGCTACTTCGGCGGCACCACGGGTGCGGTCGCAGTGGCGCCGAGCAATCCCGATGTCGTGTATGTCGGCGGTGGCGAGTTTGCGATCCGCGGCAACGTCTCCCATGGCGATGGCATGTGGAAGACCACCGACGGTGGCAAGACGTGGGTCAACATCGGTCTGAATGATTCGCGTCAGATCGCCAAGGTGCGCGTGCACCCCACGAACCCCGAGCTTGTGTACGCGGCGGTGCAGGGGCATGTGTGGGGCCCGAACGCCGAGCGCGGCATCTTCCGCAGCAAGGACGGCGGCAAGAACTGGCAGAAGGTGCTCTTCCGCGATGATTCCACGGGCGCGGCCGATCTGGTGATGGATCCGGCCAACCCGAACGTGTTGTATGCCGGCTTCTGGCAGGCGCATCGCAAGCCCTGGACGCTGGTCTCAGGCGGCAAGGGTTCGGGCATGTTCAAGACCACCGATGGTGGCGACACCTGGACCGAGATCACCCGGAACCCCGGTCTGCCGAAGGGTCTCTGGGGCAATATCGGCGTCACCGTCAGCGGTGGTGACTCGAAGCGTCTCTATGCCATCATCGAAGCCGAAGAAGGCGGCGTGTTCCGCTCCGATGATGCGGGCGCCACGTGGCAGCGTGTGAATGACGAGCGCAAGCTGCGTCAGCGGGCGTGGTACTACATGAAGATCTACGCCGATTCGAAGAATCCGGATGTGGTGTACGCCAGCAACGTGTCGTTCCAGGTCTCGCGTGATGGTGGCAAGACGTGGAGCAACGTGCAGGGCGTCAAGCACAGCGACTCGCACGACTTCTGGGTCGCGCCGGAAGACCCGAACCGCATGATCGAGGCCAACGACGGCGGCGCCAACGTGTCCACCGACGGCGGCAAGAGCTGGACGGACGAGGACTACGCCACGGCGCAGTTCTATCACGTCACCACGACCAACCACTTCCCGTATCAGATCTGCGGCGCGCAGCAGGACAACAGCACGCTGTGTGGTCCGTCGCGTGCGCCGGGTGGCATCACGATCGACATGTGGAAGGACGCTGGTGGTGGTGAGTCGGGCTTCATTGCGCCGCTGCCGAACAACCCGGACATCGTGTTTGCGGGCAGCTACGGCGGCTACCTCACGCGCAAGGACATGCGCACGGGACTCACGCGTGACATCAATCCGTGGCCGCTCAATCCGATGGGCCATGATGCGAAGGACGCGAAGTACCGCATGCAGTGGACGTTCCCGCTGCTGGTGAGCCCACACGATCCGAAGACGTTGTACGTCGGCTCGAGCGTGCTGTTCAAGACGGTGAACGAAGGCGACAGCTACACCGCCATCTCGCCCGACCTTTCACGCAACGATCCGCGCACGCTCGGTCCGTCGGGTGGTCCGATCACGAAGGACCAGACCAGCGTCGAGTACTACGGCACGGTGTTCGCGATCGCCGAATCACCGATCGCCAAGGGCACGATCTGGGCCGGCACCGACGACGGCCTGGTGCACGTCACCCGCAATGGCGGCGTGTCGTGGACCAACGTGACGCCGGCCATCCTGAAGGAACGGGAATGGGCGCGTGTCTCCATCATCGAAGCCAGCCACTTCAACGCCGGTACGGCGTATGTCGCGGCCAACCGCTTCCAGATGGACGACAACGAGCCGTATCTCTTCAAGACGACGGATTTCGGCAAGACGTGGACGCGCATCGACGGCAGCGGCAAGCCGAACGGCATTCCGGCCCACGAATTCACGCGTGTGATTCGCGAAGATGAGGTGCGTCCGGGGCTGCTGTTCGCCGGCACCGAACGTGGCCTCTGGGCGTCGCTCGATGACGGTGGCACCTGGTTCTCGCTGCGCCGCAACATGCCGATGGTGCCGGTGCACGATATCGCGATCAAGGAGGGCGATGTCATTGCCGGTACGCACGGTCGGTCGTTCTACGTGATGGACGACATCAGCCTGCTGCGTCAGGTGAACACCACGCTGCTGGCCAAGCGGGCGCACCTGTTCACGCCGAGCGCGGCGTACCGTCTCAACTGGGGCGGTGGTTTTGGTGGCGGCGGCAGCGCAGCCTCACCGGTGGGTCAGAACCCGCCGGCCGGCACGATCGTGTACTACTGGCTCAAGGAGCCGGCGAAGCGCGTGACCATCGAGTTCCGCGACTCCACCGGCCGCACCATTCGCAGCTTTGCCAGCGACGCTGTCGCGCCGACGCCTGCCGCTGGTGGCCGTCGCTCGGTGGCGGCGGATCGTCCGCCTTCGAACAACGTCGGCATGAACACGTTCTCGTGGAATCTCCGCGAAGGCGATGCGACCACGTTCCCGGGCATGATCATGTGGGCCGGCGCCACCAATGGTCCGCTCATTCCGCCCGGCAATTTCACGGTGCGTCTGCTCGTGGACGGCCAGTCGTTGGGTGATGCACGCCTGGTGGTGAAGAAGGATCCGCGTAGCAACGCGACGGGCGCCGATCTCCTGGCGCAGTACAAGCTGCTCATGCAGATCCGCGATCGGACCACCGATGCCAATGACGCCGTGCGCACGGTGCGCTACGTCCGTCAGCAGGCGGTCGAGAAGATGAACGCGGTCGGCAGCGACTCGGCGCGTTACGCGACGCTGGTGAAGGATCTCGATCAGAAGATCAGCGCGATGGAAGCGGAGATCTATCAGGTCAAGAACCAATCGGGTCAGGATCCGCTCAACTACCCGATCAAGGTGAACAACCAGATCGCGGCGTTGTCGGGTGTGGTGGCCAGCACCGAAGCACGTCCCACGCGGCAGTCACAGCAGGTCTTCGATCTGCTCACGAAGGAGCTGGAAGGCTATCTCGTGGAACTGCGCAAGGCGTACAAGGATCTGATCCCCGCCATCGACGAGATCCGCAAGAAGCACGGACATCCGGCCATTGAAGTGAAGGCGGCCGATACTCCGGGGGCGCGTCAGACCAGCGCAGAAGAAGACGAGACGGGCGACTATCGCCTGCAGTAG
- a CDS encoding alpha/beta hydrolase family protein, translating to MLHLIFRRGRRVGLATVVLVLCGVIAGLVLARSAGAQAAPSAGIIPPTLFVYLRGNDTVATETFSADAGALRGALVLRGQPSLMWTQQRSGTTLTALDVTVRAAGALSDAAPLQEVTLTPRSDSVVIVSRSGGRSRTQAVASRDGALPLVGQSVMHAAVVSRAARQMNRRVVPVFMASGLQTLDGTVVTVGDTTTLSISGLAVRTVWRGDLPVEVTVPAQGLRAVRATGPITLAPADAISYNAPVNAPYGAEQVTIPTSRGYTLAGTLTKPTGAAGKVPVVITISGSGPQERDSRLPGIRGYQPFREIADTLGRRGIAVLRYDDRGVGASGGASSRGSATSTDFADDVQSVIAWLKTRSDIDPARIALAGHSEGGLIAPIVAVREPSLRAIALLAGPAYDGRRILVSQNETVIKELSGVTDAQRDSLRRRVPASLDSVERTNPWFGQFMRTDPRVMLRQVKQPVLVLQGDTDLQVTREQADSIATTLRAAGNRRVTLRHFPATNHLMLADSTGALNGYALLPNTQVRREVLGALADWMVQTLR from the coding sequence ATGTTGCATCTCATCTTCCGACGCGGTCGACGCGTCGGTCTCGCGACCGTCGTCCTTGTGCTGTGTGGCGTGATTGCCGGCCTGGTGCTCGCGCGTTCGGCAGGCGCGCAGGCTGCGCCATCGGCCGGCATCATCCCGCCCACCTTGTTCGTCTACCTGCGCGGGAATGACACGGTCGCCACCGAGACGTTCAGTGCGGACGCGGGTGCGTTGCGCGGGGCATTGGTGCTGCGTGGACAGCCGTCCCTCATGTGGACACAACAACGCAGCGGCACCACGCTCACGGCGCTCGATGTGACCGTGCGCGCGGCCGGAGCATTGTCGGATGCTGCGCCGCTGCAGGAAGTGACTCTCACGCCGCGCAGCGACAGTGTGGTGATCGTCTCGCGATCGGGCGGCCGCTCACGCACGCAGGCCGTGGCCAGTCGTGATGGTGCCCTGCCATTGGTAGGGCAGTCGGTCATGCACGCCGCTGTTGTCTCCCGTGCGGCCAGACAGATGAATCGGCGCGTGGTGCCGGTGTTCATGGCCTCCGGCCTGCAAACCCTCGACGGCACCGTGGTGACCGTGGGTGACACCACCACGCTCTCCATCTCGGGACTCGCCGTGCGCACCGTGTGGAGGGGTGACCTGCCCGTGGAAGTCACGGTACCGGCGCAGGGACTGCGGGCGGTGCGCGCCACGGGTCCGATCACGCTCGCACCGGCTGACGCGATCAGCTACAACGCGCCGGTGAACGCACCGTATGGTGCCGAGCAAGTGACCATTCCCACCTCGCGGGGCTATACACTCGCCGGAACACTCACCAAGCCGACGGGCGCTGCGGGCAAGGTGCCTGTGGTCATCACCATCAGCGGCAGTGGCCCGCAGGAACGCGATTCCCGGCTGCCCGGCATTCGTGGCTATCAGCCGTTCCGCGAGATCGCCGACACACTCGGCCGCCGCGGCATCGCCGTCCTGCGTTATGACGATCGTGGCGTCGGCGCGAGCGGCGGTGCCTCGTCGCGCGGCAGTGCCACCAGTACGGACTTTGCCGACGATGTGCAGTCGGTGATTGCGTGGCTCAAGACCCGCTCCGATATCGACCCGGCCCGCATTGCACTGGCCGGTCACAGTGAAGGTGGACTCATTGCGCCCATCGTGGCGGTGCGTGAGCCATCGCTGCGTGCCATCGCGTTGCTGGCCGGACCGGCGTACGATGGCCGCCGCATTCTGGTCTCCCAGAACGAGACGGTCATCAAGGAGCTTTCCGGCGTCACGGACGCACAGCGGGATTCGCTGCGTCGTCGTGTTCCGGCGTCGCTCGATTCCGTTGAGCGCACCAATCCGTGGTTCGGCCAGTTCATGCGCACCGATCCGCGTGTGATGCTGCGGCAGGTGAAGCAGCCCGTGCTGGTGCTGCAGGGTGACACCGATCTGCAGGTCACGCGTGAACAGGCAGATTCCATCGCCACCACGCTGCGGGCCGCCGGCAATCGTCGCGTGACCCTGCGTCATTTCCCGGCTACCAATCACCTCATGCTGGCCGATTCAACGGGCGCGCTCAATGGCTACGCCCTGCTGCCCAACACGCAGGTGCGCCGAGAAGTTCTCGGCGCCCTCGCGGATTGGATGGTGCAGACACTCAGATAG
- a CDS encoding alpha/beta hydrolase: MLASLATLRAASAQSGASSQIRFEPYTLVTRAHGSIDAELGVLDVPRRHAVPNGPAQTLRVVRLRAIRATPGIAPVIYLAGGPGGSGIEAARGGRWPVFDAVRQHADVILLDQRGTGRSDPPPSCPRPAAAPLHNDSLITEARYVATVQQETSRCVAWWRGQGVDLAAYTTVESAHDIDALRRALGVEQVSLWGMSYGTHLALATLRLHPTVVQRVVLMGTEGPDHTWKDPRDADAILGRLSAWSAKDPVARTMTPDLQRSLRDAVQSLAKRPLTGTVQGPPGVGGPMVIGAFDLQLAVAAALGRTQTASLVPVMLSQVQQGDASLVAQLVSGLRDAVLRPAAMPLAMDLASGASRARRSLVQNGERRSVLGSALNFPWTTLEAADFGVPDLGDAFRAPLRSATPTLFISGSMDGRTPPSNADEVRRGFRRATTLLLDGAGHDDDLWVASPRIAEVLARFLNGETVASDTITTPMLRVPAPPAGAETPASASARAPAAASAPPADRVASALLDRAIARMGGDSALRAITTMRMDLLTQWQRTTFAEHPYPDQPSFERNSDLRNYALKGWRNVRMPLTGGTFVDIVRDTVAARSFNGPGGTPTVMPLNIAYITERREQFAFAPEQMLLLARKAGDLHAQRDTSIDGVIHARVFATVDGFPSTWFLRRTDGLPALVRFVADETNDFGLASWGVMSVEIWFSNWTRVPPGVFLPRQRDIRRVGRPYKRITALAITVNAPAPADSFAISDEMAARYLATERRPMWQLPFDSVRVTADHFVVFPQLVGSAGAVRIGGGWVLFETAQSEGSLPTIDAWLTRATGVGLAAGVVARPGMGNGGARWFARSNRALYVAPGTRAVVQSLLATDPTSIAGSAKAVGKTAPRTAMVVPTTPRWVRVGNDSLWLEAIDLPDAPGVLTAYSPTHRWVYSPMLGVPNYKPEYDALLARWRARGWIVEWQGSLRGVRAPI; encoded by the coding sequence GTGCTGGCCTCCCTTGCCACGCTTAGAGCGGCAAGCGCCCAATCCGGTGCTTCATCGCAGATCCGCTTCGAACCCTACACACTCGTCACACGCGCGCACGGGAGCATCGACGCCGAATTGGGGGTGCTCGATGTGCCACGTCGTCATGCCGTGCCCAACGGCCCCGCGCAGACACTGCGTGTGGTACGACTGCGTGCCATTCGTGCGACACCGGGCATCGCACCGGTGATCTACCTGGCGGGTGGCCCCGGCGGGTCGGGTATCGAAGCGGCCCGAGGTGGTCGCTGGCCCGTCTTCGATGCCGTGCGGCAACATGCCGATGTCATTCTGCTCGATCAACGCGGAACCGGTCGTTCTGACCCTCCGCCGTCATGCCCACGCCCTGCGGCGGCGCCGTTGCACAATGATTCGCTGATCACCGAAGCACGCTACGTGGCGACGGTGCAGCAGGAAACATCGCGTTGTGTGGCGTGGTGGCGGGGCCAGGGTGTCGATCTGGCCGCATACACGACGGTCGAGAGCGCGCATGACATCGATGCGCTGCGCCGTGCGCTGGGCGTGGAGCAGGTGAGTCTCTGGGGGATGAGCTATGGCACGCATCTCGCACTGGCCACACTGCGGCTGCACCCCACCGTCGTGCAGCGTGTGGTGTTGATGGGTACCGAAGGACCGGATCACACCTGGAAAGATCCCCGCGATGCGGATGCAATATTGGGTCGACTGTCGGCGTGGTCGGCCAAGGATCCGGTGGCCCGCACCATGACGCCGGATCTGCAGCGGTCGCTGCGAGACGCGGTGCAATCACTGGCCAAGCGCCCGCTCACGGGCACGGTGCAGGGACCGCCAGGTGTGGGCGGACCGATGGTGATCGGCGCCTTCGATTTGCAACTCGCCGTGGCGGCTGCGTTGGGGCGCACACAGACTGCGTCGCTCGTTCCAGTGATGCTCAGTCAGGTGCAGCAAGGCGATGCTTCTCTGGTGGCGCAGTTGGTCAGTGGATTGCGCGACGCGGTGTTGCGCCCTGCGGCCATGCCACTGGCCATGGATCTGGCGAGTGGTGCCAGTCGGGCACGTCGATCACTGGTGCAGAACGGCGAGCGACGGAGCGTGTTGGGCAGCGCACTCAATTTTCCGTGGACCACACTCGAGGCCGCAGATTTTGGTGTGCCCGATCTGGGAGACGCCTTCCGTGCGCCCCTTCGGTCAGCAACGCCGACTCTGTTCATCAGCGGCAGCATGGACGGGCGAACACCGCCGAGTAATGCCGATGAGGTCAGACGCGGATTCCGGCGCGCCACCACGTTGCTGCTCGATGGAGCCGGCCATGATGACGACCTGTGGGTCGCATCACCTCGTATAGCGGAGGTGCTGGCCCGGTTCCTCAACGGAGAGACCGTCGCTTCGGATACCATCACGACGCCGATGCTGCGCGTGCCGGCTCCACCCGCTGGTGCTGAAACGCCCGCATCAGCATCAGCACGAGCCCCGGCAGCAGCGTCGGCACCTCCGGCAGATCGTGTGGCATCCGCCCTGCTCGATCGAGCCATCGCGCGCATGGGCGGTGATTCCGCACTCCGGGCGATCACGACCATGCGCATGGATCTGCTCACGCAGTGGCAGCGCACGACGTTTGCAGAACATCCGTATCCGGACCAGCCGTCCTTCGAGCGTAACAGCGATCTGCGCAACTATGCGCTCAAAGGATGGCGCAATGTGCGGATGCCGCTGACCGGTGGCACATTCGTCGACATCGTGCGTGATACGGTCGCCGCCCGCTCGTTCAATGGGCCGGGCGGTACACCCACCGTCATGCCCCTCAACATCGCGTATATCACCGAGCGCCGAGAGCAGTTTGCTTTTGCGCCGGAGCAGATGTTGCTGCTGGCGCGCAAGGCTGGCGATCTGCACGCGCAACGCGATACGTCCATCGACGGTGTGATACATGCCCGTGTGTTCGCCACGGTTGATGGCTTTCCGTCCACCTGGTTCCTGCGTCGTACCGATGGCCTGCCGGCACTCGTGCGGTTCGTCGCCGACGAAACAAACGATTTTGGCCTCGCGTCGTGGGGGGTCATGTCGGTGGAGATCTGGTTCTCCAACTGGACGCGAGTACCACCGGGTGTTTTCCTGCCGCGGCAACGTGATATCCGGCGTGTTGGCCGCCCATACAAGCGGATCACGGCACTCGCCATCACCGTGAATGCGCCAGCGCCGGCGGATTCGTTTGCCATCAGTGACGAGATGGCGGCACGCTATCTCGCCACCGAACGCCGGCCCATGTGGCAGTTGCCGTTCGATTCGGTGCGCGTGACGGCCGACCATTTTGTGGTGTTTCCGCAGTTGGTGGGCAGTGCCGGCGCCGTGCGCATCGGCGGTGGATGGGTGCTCTTCGAGACCGCACAATCCGAAGGATCGCTGCCCACGATCGACGCCTGGCTCACACGAGCAACGGGCGTCGGTCTCGCAGCCGGCGTCGTGGCGCGCCCTGGTATGGGCAACGGGGGCGCGCGATGGTTTGCACGCAGCAACCGCGCACTCTATGTCGCACCGGGCACGCGCGCCGTCGTGCAGTCACTGCTGGCTACCGATCCGACCTCCATCGCCGGATCGGCAAAAGCCGTTGGCAAGACCGCTCCACGAACAGCCATGGTCGTGCCCACCACACCACGATGGGTGCGCGTGGGCAACGACTCGCTGTGGCTCGAGGCAATCGATCTGCCTGATGCGCCGGGTGTGCTCACGGCGTACTCGCCCACGCATCGTTGGGTCTACTCACCCATGCTGGGTGTTCCCAACTACAAACCGGAATACGACGCCCTGCTCGCGCGCTGGCGGGCGCGCGGCTGGATCGTCGAGTGGCAGGGATCGTTGCGTGGGGTACGGGCGCCTATCTGA